Within the Catalinimonas niigatensis genome, the region AATCTGCTTATGGAGGGATGGTTTCAGGCCTGTTTCCGGTTGAAAAAGTAGGACAAATGGAAGGTTTGGCACAACTACGCTTTGCCCGACCTACTTACCTCAAAACCAACATTGGAGCCACAACGTCACAGGGAGATGAGGTTATGTTTTCAGATGAGGCGAAAAGCACCTACAAAATAACGGGCGAGGGTAACAAGATAGGCGTACTTTCTGACAGTTATAATACTTTGGACGGTGCTGAAGCAGGAGTACAAAGTGGAGATTTGCCTGGCAAAAATAATCCCAATGGTTATTTTCATCCGGTTCAGGTGCTGGAAGATCTTCAACCAGAAGAAGGAATTGATGAAGGCAGGGCGATGATGGAAATCATTCATGATGTGGCACCTGGCGCTGAACTGGCATTTCATACTGCATTTCTGGGGCAGCCAAGTTTTGCCGAAGGGATTATAGAACTTGCAGAAGAAGGTTCAGATATTATTGTAGATGATGTTCTTTATTTTGCTGAACCTTTCTTTCAGGATGGTATCATTGCTCAGGCAGTAGATGAAGTAGCTGATAAGAATGTTGCTTATTTCTCATCGGCAGGTAATGCCGGAAGGGAGTCGTATGAAGCAGAATACAGGCCTGTAAAAAAAGAAATAGTACTTCCGCTTGAATTTGAAACTGAGGAAGGTATAGAAATCTCTCCTGCTACCTATGTTTTTCATGACTTTGATCCGGGTCCAGGAGAGGATATGTTTCAGGAAATCACTTTTGATCCGGGCAGTAACGCATTTACCATTTCTTTTCAATGGGATGAGCCCTTTGCCTCAGTTTGCGAGGGTTGTCCAGGGTCAAGATCAGATCTGGATTTCTTTATTGCCCTGGAGGAAGATACCGGGACGATCATATATGAGGTATCCTCTTATTTTAGCAATATAGAGAGTGATCCGTTTGAGTTTACCTCTTTTGGTTTTTCCAACACTGAGCCCATCAGTCTCTACCTGATGGTTGGCAAATGGGTAGATGGCAAAGCAGGAGCTGCCCCAGATCCTAATTTGATCAAATACGTAAGCTTTGATGGAGGTACAATCGTAGATGATCCCACCTTTTCATCTACTTGTGTTGGGCATTCCAATGCAGAAAATGCCATAGCCGTGGGGGCTTCTTTTTTCTTCAATAATCCCCTCTATTTCTCTGACATAGAAAGACCAATAGTCAATAGTTATTCTGCTTTGGGGGGCACACCAATTCTTTTTAATACCAAGGGAGAAAGGATAAAACCTGAAGTACGCATCAGCCCTGACCTTACGGGGCCTGACGCCGGGAACACCACCTTTTTTATCCCAGGCTTGTTTATTGGCTTTGAAATACCAGGCACTACCGAACCCGATGAGTTTCCTCAATTTACCGGTACCTCTGCTTCTGCGCCGCATGTGGCAGCAGTGGCTGCATTGATGAACGAGATCAACGGAGAGCGGCTGGATCATGAAAAGATCAATAAAATACTTATGGAAACCGCTACGGATATGGATGATCCCTTTACTCCGGAATTTGATGAAGGTTACGACTTTAAAACTGGGGCTGGTTTTGCAAATGCACGTAAGGCGGTGGCTACAGTAGCTCCTTTGCCTTCTGTGGTTTCATTTACCCTGATCAATGCTACTACTGATGAAGAAATTGGTGAACTGAATGACCGTATAGAGCTATCGCAAATTGAGGGAGGAGAGTTCAACATTCGAGCCGATGTCATAGACGGTACATCTACGACTGAGAGCGTGCTGCTGGAGCTCAGTGGTGAAAAAGAAATAAAGCAGCTTGAAAACCTGGCTCCTTATGCACTGTTTGGTGACGATGAAGGAGATTATGACGGTGAAAGCCTGCCCCTCGGCTCCTACACATTAAAGGCAACCCCCTATACTGAGGATAGAGCGGAAGGATCAAAAGGCTATGAGCTTAGTATTTCATTTGAAGTCACACAATCTCCTGTGGCCAGCTTTTCATTATACAATGCTGAGACTGATGAAGAAATAGAAGTCCTGGAAGATGGTGCGGTGATCAATCTGAAAACGACGCCCGTGATCAGTATCGTGGCCAATCCGGAGTTTGAATACTTTGATGGAAGTATCGTCTTTTACCTTGACGGTGAACAAATACAGACCGAAAATACTGCCCCTTTTGCGATTACAGGGGATGATAATGGCAACATGAATCCCTTTGAGATAGAACCCGGCGAATATACACTGAAAGCAGTGCCTTATACCGCAAATAATCGCAACGGTGAAATGGGCAATGCACTGACCATTGATTTTACAGTAGTAGAAGAACTGGAAGTATTAGCCCTGGTTTTAGTAGAAAGTGACTCTGATGAAGATTTAATTGATCTGACTGATGGGCTGGTGGTTCCGCTGGATGTTTTCCCAAATATCAACATACGGGCAGAAGTGAATAGTATGTCGGTGGGTAGTGTGGAATTCAGAGTCAATGGCGAAGTATACGAGGTGGATAATCAGGCGCCTTTCTCATTGGGTGATGATGAAAATGGAGACTATGCTCCTCTGGACCTGCCTCCCGGCGAATATACCATTTCTGCAACTCCCTTTAGCAATCAGGGAGCACTGGGTACGATTGGTATCCCTTTATCCGTGGATATTATACTGGAAAACAACTTTGGGATTACCGGCTTTGAACTTCTGGATGCTGAGAATGATGTGAGCCTCGGTCCACTGGAGTCAGGTATTATATTAGATCTGGCACTGTTGCCGGCCTTGAATATTGAAGCTCTGGTGGATGATCCCGAAGATGTAGGTAGCGTAGAATTTATCCTTAATAACGAAAGGGTAGCCATAGAGAATAATGCTCCCTATACCATAGGAGGGAACAATGGTACAGACTACAACTCCTTCCCCTTAGAAGAAGGCTCCTATGTATTGACTGCGGTACCCTACAGCGCCCGGGGCCTGAGAGGTGTACAGGGCGAATCGGCAACCATAGTTTTTGAGGTGATAGACAGTGAAGATGAAGTTGATACCGAAAACATGCGTCTGCTGGCTTATCCCAATCCGATGGTTTCTGAGCTTAACCTGAGTATTGAGCATCCGAGTGCACGCATCTCCTATTATGCCATCATGGATAATGTGGGGCGAACCTTGGAAGAAATGTATGTGGACCAGCAGCAGCTGATTAATATAGATATGCAGCCTTATCTGGCAAAACTTGGTAGTTCCAGGATATTTTATGTCAAAGTGATGTCAAATCAGGGAACAGTAAAGACATTTCCGATCAAACGAGAGTAGGCACTAGCCATCATGCTAAAAAGGGATGCCGGTCAAAGCATCCCTTTTTTATGATTCATCCCCCAAACTGTAGTAGTGCTGAAACAAATCTGGTTGATCATCATGCTATGTTACGGGAAAGAGATGCTCCAGTTCCTCACTTGTGAAGAGGCGGGAACGGATGATAAATCGGATACCCATAGGAATCTCTAATGAAAAGCTGGAGCCTCTGCCTTTGGTCACATCTATCGTAAGCTGGGTGTGCTTCCAGTACGCAAACTGATCACGTGACATATAAAATTTACAGCCATGGATATCGCCCAGATAAATATCACTGTCACCCACCCTGAACTCATCGGCCTGGTAGCACATAGGAGATGAGCCGTCGCAGCAGCCGCCACTCTGGTGAAACATCAGTTCGCCATTCACTGCTCTGAGTTCGTCAATCACTGCTTTGGCTTTATCGTTTGCCAGTACTCTGGCCACGTATTGTTTCTCTTTGGTAGTGGATTGAGACATAATATGATGGGTTTTATGGGTGAAAATCAGCGACTGATTTCAGTGTTGATTTGTAAGTCTATCTGTAAAAACAGCAAATCAAGCCCATTGTTGTGCCTGATTTACTGCATTACAATACGCTGAGGGTTGGCTTACTAAAAGAAACCTTTGGCTTTTTTGTCGTAAGACACCAGCATGTTTTTGGTTTGACGATAATGGTTGAGCATCATCTTATGGTTTTCACGACCAATACCAGACTTTTTGTATCCGCCAAATGGGGCATGGGCAGGATAATCATGGTAACAGTTGACCCAGACTCTACCTGCTTTTATCTTACGGGATACCCCGAAAGCTTCGTGCATGTCACGGGTCCATACGCCGGCTCCCAAACCATAGAGGGTTTCGTTGGCAATCTCAATGGCCTCTGCTTCATCCTTGAAAGTAGTGACTGAGCACACCGGGCCGAAGATCTCTTCCTGGAAAACCCTCATTTTGTTATGGCCTTTGAAGAGTGTTGGCTGTATGTAATAGCCTTCAGCGTAGTCGCCATTCATTTTGTAAGCATCGCCGCCTGCCAGCACTTCGGCACCTTCTTCTTTACCAATGCTCATGTATGACAAAATCTTTTCGTACTGATCGTTGGAAGCCTGGGCGCCCATCATGGTTTCGGTATCCAGCGGATTGCCCAGTTTGATGTCTTTGGTTCTGGCAATTACTTTTTCAATAAAGCGATCGTAGATAGATTCTTCTATCAGAATCCGGGATGGACAGGTACATACTTCCCCCTGATTCAGTGCAAACATCACCGCACCTTCTATGCATTTGTCCAGAAACTCATCATCCTGGTCCATAATGCTTTTAAAGAAAACGTTAGGAGACTTACCCCCCAGTTCCAGCGTCACCGGAATGATGTTTTCTGAAGCATACTGCATGATCAGGCGTCCGGTAGTAGTCTCTCCGGTAAAGGCCACCTTGTTAATGCGGGGTGAAGAGGCTAGGGGCTTGCCTGCTTCCGGACCAAAGCCATTGACGATGTTGAGTACACCGGGAGGCACCACATCTTTGATCAGCTCCATCAGCATGATGATACCGGCAGGCGTTTGTTCAGCAGGCTTGACTATGGTACAGTTACCGGCAGCCAGCGCAGGCGCGATCTTCCAGGCCGCCATCAGCAGCGGGAAGTTCCAGGGAATGATCTGGCCTACTACGCCCAGTGGCTCATTGATGTTGTAAGAAACGGTATTGGCATCCAACTCAGCCAGAGAGCCTTCTTCTGCGCGGATCACTCCGGCAAAGTAGCGGTAGTGGTCAATGGCCAGCGGGAGGTCAGCGGCCAGCGTTTCGCGGATAGCTTTACCGTTGTCCCAGGTTTCTACTGCTGCCAGCATCTCCATGTTTTCTTCCATGATGTCGGCAATCTTATTCAGTACCCGGCTTCTTTCGGTCGCTGAGCTGTTATTCCAGGAGTCTTTGGCGGCATGGGCAGCATCCAGTGCCAGTTCTATGTCTTCCTTGGTAGAGCGCGCGATCCGGGTGAAGACTTTGCCATCTACCGGAGATATATTTTCAAAGTAATTGCCTTTGACGGGAGGAACAAACTTACCGCCGATGAAGTTATCATACCTTTCCTTGAATTCAGGCTTCTTGTGTATCATTATTACAAAATTTAGAGTTATAAATATTAAATCAATAATCGTGATTATCATTATTAATTAATATTGACAAACTATCAAAAAGTAGCTATTTTGTATCAAGCCTACCGTAAATACAATTTCTATGAATGACCAACTGCTTGACAAACTCAAGCCTGAGCAAATTATTGAAAACCGGAAAGTATATAGTGGTGATCAGGCTGAGCTATGTGTGTATGAGACTTTTCAGGAAGCAGAATTGGTCAACTATGGGCATCTGGATAATCCGGTACTGCTGTTTATGTTGAGTGGAAAAAAAGTGATTCACGAAAGCGAACAAAAGCAGCATCGTGCCTTTGATTTTAATCCGGGAGAGTCTTTGGTGATGGCACCCCACGAACTGGTGCAGATAGACTTTCCTGATGCCAGTGCTCATCAGCCTACCCGATGCCTCACATTGGAGATAGGCCGCTCCCTCATCAGCCATACTTTCAGCCAACTACAGGAAGAGCTGACCAAAGATATCAGTGAGGAACTCATTACGGAAGATCAGTTAACCTATGAGAGTCTCCATGATGCCCGTATCAACAATGCCATTCACCGTATCTGTAGCTACTATACCCAGGCGATGGACAGCACTGCCCGTAAGCTGCTCATCAGTCATACGCTACAGGAATTGATCATACTGATGATGCAGACCAAAGCCCGTCATATCCTGCTCCATAACAGCAGCACGGAAATGCCCCGGCTACAATCAGTGGTGGATTACATCATGGAGCATATACAGGAAGATATGAGTGTAGAAGAACTGGCCGAGAAAGCCTGCATGAGCAAAGCTACCTTTCATCGTTATTTCAAAAAAGTGTTGGGCTTCTCACCGGTAGACTTTGTAAACAGGAAGAGGATGCAGATCGCCAAGCAACTGCTGTTGCAGGATAGCAAAGCGGTGAGTGATGTGTGCTATGCCGTAGGTTATAACAGTACTTCACACTTCATTCGCTCCTTCAAAAAGCAGTTTGGCTACACCCCCAAACAATACCAAAAATCACACTTTTAGCAAACAACTCCCCTATTTGATCGCTTTGGTTTCTATATTAGCATCACACTAACCAAAGTTTGTATATGTCCCAGGCATCCAATTCTGAAACAGATGTATTAATCATAGGTGCAGGTTTGGCAGGGCTCACTGCCGCCAACTATTTGCAGCGTTATGGCTACCGGGTAAAAATACTGGAAGCGGAAGAGAGGGTAGGAGGGCGTATCAAAACCGATGAGTATCAGGGATTTTTGATGGACAGGGGCTTCCAGGTGTTCCTTACAGCTTATCCGGAAGCCAAAGCCTTGCTGGATTATGATGCTCTGGACCTGAAGTCATTTCTACCGGGTGCGCTGGTATTCAAGCATCAGAAAACCTTTGAAGTGATGGACCCCTTGCGTGAGCCATCTGCTGCGCTGACGTCTTTGTTCTCCGGCATAGGATCGCTCAGCGATAAGTTCAAAATCCTGTCGCTGGCACTAAAGCTCAAAAAGATGAGCGTGGAAGAGATCTTTATGCAGCCGGAGAAAAGTACGTTGGCAGTAATTCAGGAGTATGGCTTCAGTGAGAAAATACTACGCCACTTCTTTCAGCCTTTTATGGCAGGTATCTTTCTGGAAGATGAACTGACTACCTCCCGCAGAGAGTTTGACTTTGTGTTCAAGATGTTTGCCGAAGGTGATGCCAGCGTACCTGCCCGGGGCATGGAGATGATTCCCAAACAACTGGCCCATAAGCTGGGCAAAGAAAACATCTTATGTAACCAAAAAGTGACCGATATCCGTGGACAGCAAGTCACTACCCAGGGAGGTGAAGTATTTAGCGCCAGGACCATTCTACTGGCCACTGACCCGCTGGGATTTGTCAATAAGTATCTGAAAGATGGGAATGCTGCCAGGGAGTTCCACAGCACCACTAATCTGTACTTCAGTGCGGAAACGCCACCTATCAAAAGACCCGTACTTGCCCTGAATGCTGCCGGTGACAAACTCGTCAACAACGTATGTGTGATGAACCAGGTGGCCCCTGCCTATGCTCCGGAAGGAAAACACCTGATTTCAGTCTCTATCAATGGCTACCAGAAAGCTTCCGATGAAGAGCTGATCCTGAATGTGAAAGATGAGTTGTCGGAGTGGTTTGGCGCATCAACGGAAAGCTGGGAGCACCTGCGTACCTATAAGGTGAAGTACGCTTTGCCCAATCAGGACAGTGTCACCCATGAGGTGGCTGCGGAGCAGATTAAGCTCAAAGAAGGGCTATATGCCGCCGGTGATTATCTGCTCAACGGCTCCATCAACGCTGCCATGCGCTCCGGCCGCATTGTGGCCGATCTCATTCGGGAGGATTTGATTGCCGCTGGCTAGGAGGGGAGCTTATCACTTTGGCTTTTACCGTCTTTCAACGAAGTATACCATATTAAGGCTCAACATGTCTTAAGTCCAAAATTCAAAGAAAATGCTTGCACCAGTTATCAAATACGCTATCAATAAGGCAAAGAGGAATAAGTACATACAACATCTGTTTGAAGCCCCTTTTGAGCTGGATAAGTTGGATAAGATCGGGGAGTTTACCGATTCTTATGGCA harbors:
- a CDS encoding S8 family serine peptidase, with the protein product MKKLYRYNYVLVILLITLFVSNTHKGLAQAKKGISKKIDPALLNINETKDVTSSLSPDLHLSPAKSPPSPTDNARAMSRGDSESVDLKPANSTVKLVVVDGYVAIEAIAVDDTESLLAELRRMGIKQESAYGGMVSGLFPVEKVGQMEGLAQLRFARPTYLKTNIGATTSQGDEVMFSDEAKSTYKITGEGNKIGVLSDSYNTLDGAEAGVQSGDLPGKNNPNGYFHPVQVLEDLQPEEGIDEGRAMMEIIHDVAPGAELAFHTAFLGQPSFAEGIIELAEEGSDIIVDDVLYFAEPFFQDGIIAQAVDEVADKNVAYFSSAGNAGRESYEAEYRPVKKEIVLPLEFETEEGIEISPATYVFHDFDPGPGEDMFQEITFDPGSNAFTISFQWDEPFASVCEGCPGSRSDLDFFIALEEDTGTIIYEVSSYFSNIESDPFEFTSFGFSNTEPISLYLMVGKWVDGKAGAAPDPNLIKYVSFDGGTIVDDPTFSSTCVGHSNAENAIAVGASFFFNNPLYFSDIERPIVNSYSALGGTPILFNTKGERIKPEVRISPDLTGPDAGNTTFFIPGLFIGFEIPGTTEPDEFPQFTGTSASAPHVAAVAALMNEINGERLDHEKINKILMETATDMDDPFTPEFDEGYDFKTGAGFANARKAVATVAPLPSVVSFTLINATTDEEIGELNDRIELSQIEGGEFNIRADVIDGTSTTESVLLELSGEKEIKQLENLAPYALFGDDEGDYDGESLPLGSYTLKATPYTEDRAEGSKGYELSISFEVTQSPVASFSLYNAETDEEIEVLEDGAVINLKTTPVISIVANPEFEYFDGSIVFYLDGEQIQTENTAPFAITGDDNGNMNPFEIEPGEYTLKAVPYTANNRNGEMGNALTIDFTVVEELEVLALVLVESDSDEDLIDLTDGLVVPLDVFPNINIRAEVNSMSVGSVEFRVNGEVYEVDNQAPFSLGDDENGDYAPLDLPPGEYTISATPFSNQGALGTIGIPLSVDIILENNFGITGFELLDAENDVSLGPLESGIILDLALLPALNIEALVDDPEDVGSVEFILNNERVAIENNAPYTIGGNNGTDYNSFPLEEGSYVLTAVPYSARGLRGVQGESATIVFEVIDSEDEVDTENMRLLAYPNPMVSELNLSIEHPSARISYYAIMDNVGRTLEEMYVDQQQLINIDMQPYLAKLGSSRIFYVKVMSNQGTVKTFPIKRE
- a CDS encoding DUF779 domain-containing protein, whose amino-acid sequence is MSQSTTKEKQYVARVLANDKAKAVIDELRAVNGELMFHQSGGCCDGSSPMCYQADEFRVGDSDIYLGDIHGCKFYMSRDQFAYWKHTQLTIDVTKGRGSSFSLEIPMGIRFIIRSRLFTSEELEHLFPVT
- the exaC gene encoding acetaldehyde dehydrogenase ExaC is translated as MIHKKPEFKERYDNFIGGKFVPPVKGNYFENISPVDGKVFTRIARSTKEDIELALDAAHAAKDSWNNSSATERSRVLNKIADIMEENMEMLAAVETWDNGKAIRETLAADLPLAIDHYRYFAGVIRAEEGSLAELDANTVSYNINEPLGVVGQIIPWNFPLLMAAWKIAPALAAGNCTIVKPAEQTPAGIIMLMELIKDVVPPGVLNIVNGFGPEAGKPLASSPRINKVAFTGETTTGRLIMQYASENIIPVTLELGGKSPNVFFKSIMDQDDEFLDKCIEGAVMFALNQGEVCTCPSRILIEESIYDRFIEKVIARTKDIKLGNPLDTETMMGAQASNDQYEKILSYMSIGKEEGAEVLAGGDAYKMNGDYAEGYYIQPTLFKGHNKMRVFQEEIFGPVCSVTTFKDEAEAIEIANETLYGLGAGVWTRDMHEAFGVSRKIKAGRVWVNCYHDYPAHAPFGGYKKSGIGRENHKMMLNHYRQTKNMLVSYDKKAKGFF
- a CDS encoding AraC family transcriptional regulator; this translates as MNDQLLDKLKPEQIIENRKVYSGDQAELCVYETFQEAELVNYGHLDNPVLLFMLSGKKVIHESEQKQHRAFDFNPGESLVMAPHELVQIDFPDASAHQPTRCLTLEIGRSLISHTFSQLQEELTKDISEELITEDQLTYESLHDARINNAIHRICSYYTQAMDSTARKLLISHTLQELIILMMQTKARHILLHNSSTEMPRLQSVVDYIMEHIQEDMSVEELAEKACMSKATFHRYFKKVLGFSPVDFVNRKRMQIAKQLLLQDSKAVSDVCYAVGYNSTSHFIRSFKKQFGYTPKQYQKSHF
- a CDS encoding protoporphyrinogen/coproporphyrinogen oxidase → MSQASNSETDVLIIGAGLAGLTAANYLQRYGYRVKILEAEERVGGRIKTDEYQGFLMDRGFQVFLTAYPEAKALLDYDALDLKSFLPGALVFKHQKTFEVMDPLREPSAALTSLFSGIGSLSDKFKILSLALKLKKMSVEEIFMQPEKSTLAVIQEYGFSEKILRHFFQPFMAGIFLEDELTTSRREFDFVFKMFAEGDASVPARGMEMIPKQLAHKLGKENILCNQKVTDIRGQQVTTQGGEVFSARTILLATDPLGFVNKYLKDGNAAREFHSTTNLYFSAETPPIKRPVLALNAAGDKLVNNVCVMNQVAPAYAPEGKHLISVSINGYQKASDEELILNVKDELSEWFGASTESWEHLRTYKVKYALPNQDSVTHEVAAEQIKLKEGLYAAGDYLLNGSINAAMRSGRIVADLIREDLIAAG